In Deinococcus sp. YIM 134068, the following are encoded in one genomic region:
- the lipA gene encoding lipoyl synthase, with amino-acid sequence MTQQEPRFVKNGIYRKDSVPVREKKPEWLKVTIPTGQVFGEVRKIVKEHRLHTVCEEAMCPNIGECWSRGTATFMLMGHICTRACRFCAVDTGNPMGKLDLDEPAGVADSVRLMGLKYVVLTSVDRDDLPDGGAYHFAKTVQAIKRVNPETRVEALTPDFGGNPHCVDLVLESGVDVYAQNLETVRRLTHPVRDIRASYDQTLKVLRHAKQARPDVITKTSIMLGLGEMREEVRQAMEDCRAHGVDVITFGQYLRPTMHHLPVERYVTPAEFDEIREEGLSLGFLEVVSGPLVRSSYKAEQVLMDRPSRLPEHLAHLEAGSELSLI; translated from the coding sequence ATGACCCAGCAGGAACCCAGATTCGTCAAGAACGGCATCTACCGCAAGGACAGCGTGCCCGTGCGCGAGAAGAAGCCCGAGTGGCTGAAAGTCACCATCCCCACCGGGCAGGTCTTCGGAGAGGTCCGCAAGATCGTCAAGGAACACCGCCTGCATACCGTCTGCGAGGAGGCGATGTGCCCCAACATCGGGGAATGCTGGAGCCGGGGCACGGCCACCTTCATGCTGATGGGCCACATCTGCACCCGCGCCTGCCGCTTCTGCGCGGTGGACACCGGCAACCCGATGGGCAAGCTGGACCTTGACGAACCGGCGGGCGTGGCCGACTCCGTGCGCCTGATGGGCCTGAAGTACGTCGTGCTGACCTCCGTGGACCGCGACGACCTGCCCGACGGCGGCGCGTACCACTTCGCCAAGACGGTGCAGGCGATCAAGCGCGTGAACCCCGAGACGAGAGTGGAGGCTCTGACGCCCGACTTCGGCGGCAACCCGCATTGCGTGGACCTCGTGCTGGAGAGCGGCGTGGACGTGTACGCGCAGAACCTGGAGACGGTACGCCGCCTGACCCATCCGGTGCGCGACATCCGGGCGAGCTATGACCAGACCTTGAAAGTCTTGCGGCACGCCAAGCAGGCCCGCCCCGACGTGATCACCAAGACCTCGATCATGCTGGGCCTCGGCGAGATGCGCGAGGAGGTCCGGCAGGCGATGGAGGACTGCCGCGCGCATGGCGTGGATGTCATTACCTTCGGCCAGTACCTGCGCCCGACGATGCACCACCTCCCCGTCGAGCGGTACGTCACGCCCGCCGAGTTCGACGAGATCAGGGAGGAGGGCCTGAGCCTGGGTTTCCTGGAAGTCGTCTCCGGTCCGCTCGTGCGCTCGTCGTACAAGGCCGAGCAGGTCTTGATGGACCGCCCGAGCAGGCTGCCGGAGCATCTGGCGCACCTGGAGGCGGGGAGCGAACTCAGCCTGATCTGA
- the lipB gene encoding lipoyl(octanoyl) transferase LipB, protein MRDAAFDVLDLGLVPYRGAWDLQRAHHARVAAGGRPTLLLVEHPPVLTLGRKAREGTNIVVTREYLASQGIEVLEVERGGDVTYHGPGQLVAYAIFPVGRRVQDFLRLLERAVILTLHDLGLPDARPNPGYAGVYVDPRTVNGREYEQKIASFGVAVQRNVALHGLALNVTTNLDHFDLIVPCGLSGTQMTSVTREYTLRGMGRTASMDEVRAALTRAFHTTFEKYDWTLPELAAGSNA, encoded by the coding sequence GTGAGAGACGCCGCCTTCGACGTGCTGGACCTGGGACTCGTGCCCTACCGGGGGGCGTGGGACCTGCAACGGGCGCACCACGCGCGGGTCGCGGCGGGCGGGCGGCCCACCCTGCTCCTCGTCGAGCATCCGCCCGTCCTCACGCTGGGGCGCAAGGCGCGCGAGGGCACGAACATCGTCGTGACGCGCGAATACCTGGCCTCCCAGGGCATCGAGGTGCTGGAGGTCGAGCGCGGCGGCGACGTGACGTACCACGGCCCCGGCCAGCTCGTCGCCTACGCGATCTTCCCTGTGGGGCGGCGGGTGCAGGACTTCCTGCGGCTGCTGGAGCGGGCGGTCATCCTCACGCTTCATGACCTCGGCCTGCCCGACGCGCGGCCCAATCCGGGCTACGCGGGCGTGTACGTGGACCCTCGAACGGTGAACGGGCGCGAGTACGAGCAGAAGATCGCGTCCTTCGGGGTGGCGGTGCAGCGGAATGTCGCCCTGCACGGCCTGGCGTTGAACGTCACCACGAATCTCGATCACTTCGACCTCATCGTGCCCTGCGGCCTGAGCGGAACGCAGATGACGAGCGTGACGCGGGAATACACGCTACGCGGCATGGGCCGGACGGCGAGCATGGACGAGGTGAGGGCGGCCCTCACCCGCGCCTTCCACACCACCTTCGAGAAGTACGACTGGACGCTGCCCGAGCTGGCGGCGGGGAGCAACGCATGA
- the rplS gene encoding 50S ribosomal protein L19 → MQSAVKVNRGAILRAVEQPHIKTEHPDFQPGDTVRVETKVVEGTRTRNQAFEGVVIAINGTGSRRSFTVRKISFGEGVERVFPYSSPLLAKVTVLERGKVRRAKLYYLRELRGRAARIKSDRSRVMKDAARTKAAAAPTAARNDVAGESDFTPVETLGE, encoded by the coding sequence ATGCAAAGTGCCGTCAAAGTGAACCGTGGTGCGATCCTGCGCGCCGTCGAGCAGCCGCACATCAAGACCGAACACCCCGACTTCCAGCCGGGCGACACCGTGCGCGTCGAGACGAAGGTGGTGGAGGGCACCCGCACCCGCAACCAGGCGTTCGAGGGCGTGGTCATCGCCATCAACGGCACGGGCAGCCGCAGGAGCTTCACCGTCCGCAAGATCAGCTTCGGCGAGGGCGTCGAGCGCGTCTTCCCCTACAGCAGCCCGCTGCTGGCGAAGGTCACGGTGCTGGAGCGCGGCAAGGTGCGCCGCGCCAAGCTGTACTACCTGCGCGAACTGCGTGGCCGCGCCGCCCGCATCAAGAGCGACCGCAGCCGCGTGATGAAGGACGCCGCCCGCACCAAAGCCGCCGCCGCTCCCACTGCCGCCCGGAACGACGTGGCCGGGGAGAGCGACTTCACGCCCGTCGAGACGCTGGGCGAGTAA
- a CDS encoding HAD family hydrolase — protein MTTPPRLPPADLPLLLAFDLDGTLLPDQGREVPGASVAALARLREGGVRVAIITGRDTPPRQVRDAVQPDAVATNNGGRIEIGEELHTQAHFTAGELEAVLAHELEDARVVVFTPDQLYIDLPPGREPEPWMRHRSYRPLAEAPTEGVLKVGFYHPGVSDFATRLRGKHPGLVLTGAQPPYDHFLTVTPVGAHKGAALTLIAEALNIPLERTVVFGDSDNDEAMFELAGHAVQVGTLPLLARHAHEQVASPEELGAYLDALADRLEERLAGQSSEG, from the coding sequence GTGACGACGCCTCCCCGCCTTCCCCCCGCCGATCTGCCGCTGCTCCTCGCCTTCGACCTCGACGGGACCCTGCTGCCCGACCAGGGCCGCGAGGTGCCGGGGGCGAGCGTGGCGGCGCTGGCGCGGCTGCGGGAGGGGGGCGTGCGCGTGGCGATCATCACGGGCCGCGACACCCCTCCCCGGCAGGTGCGCGACGCCGTGCAGCCCGACGCAGTGGCGACCAACAACGGTGGGCGCATCGAGATCGGCGAGGAACTGCACACCCAGGCCCACTTCACGGCGGGCGAACTGGAGGCGGTGCTGGCGCACGAGCTGGAGGATGCCCGCGTGGTCGTCTTCACGCCCGACCAGCTCTACATCGACCTTCCGCCGGGCCGCGAGCCGGAGCCGTGGATGCGCCACCGCTCCTACCGCCCGCTCGCCGAGGCCCCCACCGAGGGCGTGCTCAAGGTCGGCTTCTACCACCCCGGCGTGAGTGACTTCGCCACCCGTCTGCGCGGCAAGCACCCCGGCCTCGTGCTGACGGGTGCCCAGCCCCCCTACGACCACTTCCTGACCGTTACCCCGGTCGGCGCGCACAAGGGCGCGGCCCTCACCCTGATCGCGGAGGCGCTGAACATCCCGCTGGAGCGCACCGTCGTCTTCGGTGACAGCGACAACGACGAGGCGATGTTCGAACTCGCCGGGCACGCCGTTCAGGTCGGCACCCTGCCCCTCCTCGCCCGCCACGCCCACGAGCAGGTCGCCTCCCCCGAGGAGCTGGGAGCGTATCTGGACGCGCTGGCCGACCGGTTGGAGGAAAGGCTGGCGGGTCAATCGTCGGAGGGATAA